AACATCGGCACAAATTACTGAGGTTCCATTGTGAACTGCTGTAAATCCAGATGTTTGGCTATAACAAACTTTGTAACCTCCATCCGTATCATTGGCAGTCTTTTCATTGGTAGCAGTCCAACTTACTAAAACATCTGCGCCTGTTTTCCCAGTACCAGATACATTTAGGTCAGCACTTGATGCCGCACCATTATTTCCATTTGTTGTGGCAACACGTACCACTGCAGCCCTTGCTCCAGTGGCAGAAGGGGCAAACTGGATAGTAAATGTTCCAGAAGCACCAGCTGCAAGTGTCGCACCAGCACTAAATGCACTGATTGTAAAGTCACCCGTGTGACCACTGGGTTTAGAAAGAGTTATCCCTGTCATAGTAGCAGTTCCCGTATTACTAATGGTTACGGTTTTTGTAGAAGAAGTTAAGGTAGGCCATACAACACCGAAAGTTGGAATCGATCCACCTGAGGTAAAACTACTCGAGTTATGCGATATCGAGATTGTAGGAACGGGTTTAGGTGTTCCAGTACCTGTTGCTGTAAATAAGAAAGCAGATGCTCCATCGTATGCGACGGCGATATTGGATGTTTTTGAACCAGTGCTTGATGGGGAAAACTGAATCGTAAACGTAGCGCTGGCATTGGCAGCAATAGTTGCAGGGAATCCTGCAAGATTCAATACGAATTGTGAATCACTGCTAGTTACAGCGGGGCTATCTAAAGTTGCAGTAGCACTCCCTGTATTGGAAACTGTAAATGTCACGGCACTTCCCGAAGAATCTACTTCAACAGAGCCTAAACCATAGCTACCATTAGATGAAATGTCAGTAGCTCCAACAGAAACTGCCAATCGAGGAGCAGCCGGTCCAGCTGTCCCTGTTAGGTTCATTTGAAAAGAACCTACGGCGGCATCGCTGGATTGAATCTTGATAGTGGCTGTTTTTACTCCGGTCGTTGTCGGTTTAAAATTTAAGGTAAATGTAACAGAGGCACCTGCTTCTAATGTTGACTTTGATGGTTGAGTGATCGAAAATTGTGCTGCATCGGTCCCAGAAAGAACCACAATATTTGGCGATCCAGGTAATGAAATAGAAGCAGTTCCGCTATTTTTAATCGTAACGGTTCCCGTTTTACCAGCAGCCGTGTTAATGGGTTCAGAACCTAAATCTAGCGTGGCACCGCTTTCTCGGCTAACGCCATTGTAAACGATTTCCAATTTGGGAGCTGGGACGTCACCACCGCCACCGCCCATTCCGAGAAGAGCAAAAGCAGCGCCACCGCCCCCTCCACCACCGCCAGGGCAACCAATGGATGTTAAAGATATAAGTGTTAATAATATTAGAAAATTTAGTTTTTGATTCATGGGTAAAGAACGCATATTTTTTTACCTACGCTAAAACTGAATCCAATTCTTTCAATCGTACCGCAGGTTTTTTATTTCTGGAAAACCGCTAAAAGTGTTTTTGTTAGCTTTTTAGAACGTTAATTCCGGTTTTACGGAATTTTTTTTAAAAAATCGTGGACCAAGATCAAAAAAAATGACCTAACGCGAGTTTGCAGTCCGCTCTTAGTCCTCTTCGGGAGGGCTTACCACACCATTTTTAGGGATTTCCTTGCGGTGACGAATGTCATCTTCACACTCCAAATGCCTGTAAGACGAGAGAGATGGAATTATTTTGTCCGTAATTTCGCTATGATCGAGATCGTATTCCCAGTATTTGGTGAGGTTCCCTTGCCAATCATAAGGAACTATTTTTTGAAAAACAAACTCACGATCGGCGATCCCCTGCACATGGTGGATTTCTAATTTTAGATTCCCTCTAAAAAAATGAGGAATGGGAAAAAAATACAAACATCCAACCAGTAAGGTTTCTTCCTTGTACTTTGTTTTTGTAGAAAGAGGTAAAAAGAAAGGTTCTTTTGATTCTGCAAGTGGGAGAGGATGAATTCTTAATGATTGTTTGGTGCTTCCAGACAAGTTTTCAAAAGCTAAAGTGACGGAAATTTCCTCCACAAGCCCAATGGTTTTATCCTTACCACGAACCAATCTTAAAACCAAATAACTTTCTCTATCAGAGAGAGATGTGGGAGAGAATGCGGGATCCTTTCTATCATTTTGTTTCAGATATATACAATGGACGCAGAAAAGAAGGATAAAGGCAAAAATTGGTTTCGATTCTTTTCCCGAAGTTCTGGATTGCGTTTTGATTCGAACCATGTTAAAATCAACTATGGTATATTACTTAATTCTCACAACCATTCCTGTAGCCATCATATCCGGTTTTTGTATCCATTGGTATACATTGCAGGGAGAAGCAAATCCTCTCAAACGACTCGAACACTCACGTGGGATTTATCTGGGTTTTTCCTTTCAAATTTTACTTTTTGCTTGGTTGTTATTCCAATTGGGACATGCCAGATTTTCCTATCCGCTCTATGCCATAGGATTTTCTTTTTTAGGAGATTGGTTTAATCTCCAATTCCCTATTGCCAAAAAACAAATGGAGGATCCAGTTCTTGGCGGAATCTTCAGTTTTGCCATTGCCCAAGTTTTCTTTTTGTTATCATTTTGGAAATTGGTCAGTTGGAATGAAATCTACACTGGAATTTTGCCTTACGCGATTACAGGAACTTTACTCGTCCTACCAGCCGTTATCTTCTATTTTAGAGTTTATAACCCAAATCGATCAAAATGGGTGATGGTTTCTGCGTTTATCTATGGCCTTGTTCTTTGTTTTTTTGTTTCTCTCTGCATTAACGCCTATTTCACGTTTGGTGGAGTTTGGATTTATTTAGCCATTGGAGCAGGATTTTTCCTACTTTCTGATGCCGTGATGGGAGAAACAACGATCAATGGAACCAGACACCCAAAATGGGAATTCCAAGTTCCTTGGGTCACCTACCTAATTGCACAAAGTTTTTTACTCGTAGGTTTCTTTTTAGTTTCTCATACAAGGCATCTAGGTTAATTTAAAAATTTCACTTAGATACATTCGGTAAATCATTGTTTGGTGCAAACACTTTAGCCTGTTCCCAAGCAATGATCATTCGTTTCCGGTGCGGATCCCACCTGTAACCACCAAATAAACCTGAGGTTTGGATCACGCGGTGGCAAGGGATGAGGTAAGCGATAGGATTTTTACCGATAGCTGTCCCTACTGCTCTCCCAGCAGATGTTTGTCCAATCGAAGTCGCAATGTCTCCATAGGTACAAAGTGTACCTAAAGGGATTTTTAATAAGGATCTCCATACTTTGAGTTGGAATTCGGTTCCATATACATATAGGGGAATCGGTGATTCGGGAATGACAAGTCGCTGGAAATAATCCTTTAGTTTTTGATGGTAAGCAGATTCACCTTCCTTCCAAACGGCAAAGGGGAATTCCGCTTTGGTTTCTAAAATTCCCTTTTCACCTGAATCTAAAAATTGAAGGGATTGGATTCCTCTTTCGGAGGAAACAAGAAGGATATCGCCAAAAAGAGAAGGAAATACTTCGTATTGTAAAACAAGTCCTTCCCCTCCTCGTTTGTATTCACCTGGTGTCATGGCTTCTAATTTGACAAATAAATCATGAAGTCGACCCGTTCCCGAAAGTCCAAGAGAATAAGTTGTGTCTAAAACTGACGATTCTTTTAACAATCGTTTGGCGTGTGTAACCGTTACGAACTGCAAAAATTCTTTTGGTGAAACTCCGGCCCAAGTTCGAAATACCTTTTGAAAATGAAATGGACTCAAAGAAACTCGTTCTGCTAGAGAATCCAAACTAGGTTGGTCTTCAAAATGTTCCAAAACATATTCGATGGAATTTTTTATGATTTCGTAATGTTTATGATTTTCATCCACAAAATAGATCTTAATTGATTTTACCAGGGCTGAAAACCCGATTCTTGCGATTTCTGAAAATAAACTACAATTTGTTTGATTTTTTTTTAAGAGATCCAACCCTCTTCTTTAAGAAGAAAAGTGTCAAAATCCTTGGATCCATTTCCCGTACTCACCGCCTTACAATCCATTGTTGATTCCATCCAAAAAAACCCAGTGACAATTTTGGATGCCCCACCAGGGACCGGAAAAACAACAGCTCTCCCTACAGAACTTCTAAAGGCAGGTGTCACTTCGGGAAAAAAAATCTGTATCTTAGAACCAAGACGGATTGCAGCAAAAAATGCCGCCAAACGAATCAGCCAATCTTTAAAAGAAGAAGTGGGCGGCAGTGTTGGTTACCGGGTTCGATTTGATACAAAAATCAGCAACGATACAAAAATTGAGTTTGTGACCGATGGAATTTTAACAAAGATTTTGTTAGCAGATCCAGAACTCAAAGAGTATGGACTGATTGTTTTTGATGAATTCCATGAAAGAAAACTGGATTCTGATCTTTGTTTTGCACTCACACGTCGCACCCAAGAAGTTTTTCGAAACGATTTAAAACTTCTCATCATGAGTGCCACTTTAGAAGGACAAAATTTTGAATCCATTGGCATCCTGTCAAAACCCATCCAAGTCAGTGCAAGCACTCATCCCTTAGAAATTTTTCATATGGGAGATTCTTCCAAAAAACTAAAAGAAAGACTTCTCGATCTTGTCCCTAAAGCCGTAGAACAAACCGAAGGTGATATTTTAGTATTTTTATCTGGAAAAAAAGAAATCCAAGATTTAAAATATGGATTGGAATCTATCCTAACGATCCAATCAAATGCCGTCGTACTCGGTTTGTTTGGTGATATGGAACTGGCCCAACAAGAACAAATTTTTTTACCACATCCACAAAACAAAAAAAAGGTCATTTTATCCACAAATATCGCAGAATCATCGGTCACCATTCCTGGAGTCAGAGTTGTTTTTGATACAGGATATCACAAACATGCGGTTTTTGATTCGGAAGCGGGACTGTCTCACTTAATCAAAGATCGAATTAGTCTCAGTAGCGCCAAACAACGTGCAGGGCGAGCAGCCAGAGAAGGGAAAGGATTGGTTTACAGACTTTGGTCCAAAGAGGAAGAAAGTTCTTTTTTAGACAGAACCAAACCTGAAATTTTGGAAGGTGATATTGATCGTTTGGTCTTAGAAGTTAAGTCTTGGGGAGAAGAGGTTGATCAGTTACCTTTTTTAGACCCACCAAACAAAGGTTCGGTAATTAGAAGTACCAACCGTTTGCAACTTTTAGGATGTTTGGACCAAAATTCAAACCTGACAAACATAGGAAAGGAATGTTTACGTTACCCTCTTCCCATTCGGCTGGGAAAAATTTTAGCAATTCTGCCAAAAGACAAAGAAACTCTAATTGCCGATATAGTCGCGTTAGTTGGGAAAGAAAGTTCAGGAACAGAAAGCAAACTTTTCCCGGAAGAAACCCAACCAAAAAATTTCCCATACGAATTACGCGTGGTTTATGATCAAATTTTACGAATTTACAAGGAAAAAACAGATTTTTCGAGCACTGTATCTGGCAAGGATCGGTTGTTTTATCTCAGTTCTGGGTTCCCGGACCGGATTGCCAAAGCCAAAGTTTTAAATGGAAAAGACTTTAAACTTTCGAATGGAAAACAAGGAATCCTAAATACAACATCCCTTCAAATTCCAGAATTCATTTTAGTTTTGGACACTTTCTCTTTTGGTTCTGATCTTTTGATTACCAATTTTTTACCAATCGAAGAAAAACAAATTGAGAAGTTTTTTTCCAACCAAATCCAAACCAAAGTAGTTTCCGAAACACGAACCAACCAAAGGGGGGAATCCTTTTTTGTTGTCAAAGAAGAACGTTCACTCGGCGAGTTGGTTTTAGAATCCAAAGAAACCAACTCGCCCAATCCAACGATACTCCGTTTGGCGCTTGCAGAATATATAACCAAGTCTTCTTTAGAAGAGGAATGGAAAAAAGATCCAGAATTAATCAATTTTTACCATCGAGTTCAATTTTTAGAACGAAATGGTGTTTTAGATACCAATACCGATTTTAGTCATTTAAAACAAATCGCAGAAGATTGGCTTTTTCCTTTTATCAATTTTGATTCTGGGAAACTTTCCCTTGATAAACTCCCCTATTTGGAAGCATTCAAAGCCTATGTGGGATATGAAAAAATGAATGTTATCGATTCCTTTGCCCCCAGATCCATTCAAGTTCCCTCTGGTTCAAAAATTTCTTTAAATTATGATGGGAATGAACCTGAGTTACATGTCAAATTACAAGAGTTATTTGGTCTTAAATCTTTACCAAAACTCGCCGATGGTAAGGTGAGTATCCTCATCCATTTACTTTCTCCAGCACGTAGGCCAGTACAAATCACCAAAGATTTAGAAAGTTTTTGGAATCATGGTTATCATGAAGTCAAAAAAGAATTAAAAGGAAGATATCCAAGACACCCTTGGCCTGATAAACCTTGGGAAGCCACCGCAACCAAACATTTAAATCACAACAAACGTTCGTAAGTGGACACCCAACCCTTTTTGTTCACAAAAAATTTAGTCTTACATTGAGGACAAAGATAATCTCCGGCCAATTTCCACCTAAGGAGAGATTGGCATTCAGGGCAATGGACGGTTTTTTCTTCTGATTTGGGTGTGAGTTCGTTTGCGGGTGTTTCACTGAGGATTTGTGATTCTAGATAGTGAATGCACTCGGATTCTGTAGGAAAAAAATGAAACCCTAACGGCAAATTTTCGGTAAGAGAACCTTTCCACCCAAATCCAGCCACTTTTGAGCCTGTTTCTTTGCAACGTTCGGTAATCTTTCTTAGAAACTCCCAACCGACCTCTGTGACTTCTTCCACTTCCGAAAAATCAAGGCAAAAAAGAGAGGGGGAAAGAGTTTCCTCCTTCAATTTTAGATAAAGTTCTGAGCCGATTTCCGCAGAAAATGTTCCCGCTAGGCGGAAAAGAAGTGATTTCAAACAGGTTTTTCCTCTTTTCTATTCTTCGGAAAAGATTCTGTATTTACAAGGAATTTTGTTCCTAATACCCTTATTTATCAGATATGAAATCGATACCTAGACGATACTGGGTTTTACCAGTCGACATACTCTTTATGTTTTTGTCGTATTTTCTCGCACATCTTGTGCGATTCGAGAATGTACGATTTTTAGATAGTTATCCTGACTTTTGGGTCTGTGCGACTATCGTCGTAGTTTCGCGGAGTGTCGTATTTTTATTCTCAGGGATTTACAGATCCCTTTGGTCTTACGCATCCTTACATGACCTACTTTCTATCATCAAAGCCACTGTCCTTTCTTCTCTTGTTTCCACTTTGGCACTTCTTTTTTATAACCGGTTCTACCAACTCTCGCGGATGGTTCCGATTCTTGACACTCTCATCTTACTTGGATTTTTATGTTTACGAAGTTTGAGTTGGAGGATGTTACGAGAACAGATCTTTAGTTCTGACAAATCCAAAGGCGGAATTCCTGTCCTACTTGTAGGTGCGGGGAAATTGGGAAGTTCCTTCTTA
This is a stretch of genomic DNA from Leptospira kanakyensis. It encodes these proteins:
- a CDS encoding lysoplasmalogenase family protein; this encodes MLKSTMVYYLILTTIPVAIISGFCIHWYTLQGEANPLKRLEHSRGIYLGFSFQILLFAWLLFQLGHARFSYPLYAIGFSFLGDWFNLQFPIAKKQMEDPVLGGIFSFAIAQVFFLLSFWKLVSWNEIYTGILPYAITGTLLVLPAVIFYFRVYNPNRSKWVMVSAFIYGLVLCFFVSLCINAYFTFGGVWIYLAIGAGFFLLSDAVMGETTINGTRHPKWEFQVPWVTYLIAQSFLLVGFFLVSHTRHLG
- a CDS encoding choice-of-anchor D domain-containing protein, whose translation is MRSLPMNQKLNFLILLTLISLTSIGCPGGGGGGGGAAFALLGMGGGGGDVPAPKLEIVYNGVSRESGATLDLGSEPINTAAGKTGTVTIKNSGTASISLPGSPNIVVLSGTDAAQFSITQPSKSTLEAGASVTFTLNFKPTTTGVKTATIKIQSSDAAVGSFQMNLTGTAGPAAPRLAVSVGATDISSNGSYGLGSVEVDSSGSAVTFTVSNTGSATATLDSPAVTSSDSQFVLNLAGFPATIAANASATFTIQFSPSSTGSKTSNIAVAYDGASAFLFTATGTGTPKPVPTISISHNSSSFTSGGSIPTFGVVWPTLTSSTKTVTISNTGTATMTGITLSKPSGHTGDFTISAFSAGATLAAGASGTFTIQFAPSATGARAAVVRVATTNGNNGAASSADLNVSGTGKTGADVLVSWTATNEKTANDTDGGYKVCYSQTSGFTAVHNGTSVICADVPNAGGTTPNSKVISVPNFGNWYFKVYSYGKYNTTGGTPSAQTSAVNVPST
- the hrpB gene encoding ATP-dependent helicase HrpB gives rise to the protein MSKSLDPFPVLTALQSIVDSIQKNPVTILDAPPGTGKTTALPTELLKAGVTSGKKICILEPRRIAAKNAAKRISQSLKEEVGGSVGYRVRFDTKISNDTKIEFVTDGILTKILLADPELKEYGLIVFDEFHERKLDSDLCFALTRRTQEVFRNDLKLLIMSATLEGQNFESIGILSKPIQVSASTHPLEIFHMGDSSKKLKERLLDLVPKAVEQTEGDILVFLSGKKEIQDLKYGLESILTIQSNAVVLGLFGDMELAQQEQIFLPHPQNKKKVILSTNIAESSVTIPGVRVVFDTGYHKHAVFDSEAGLSHLIKDRISLSSAKQRAGRAAREGKGLVYRLWSKEEESSFLDRTKPEILEGDIDRLVLEVKSWGEEVDQLPFLDPPNKGSVIRSTNRLQLLGCLDQNSNLTNIGKECLRYPLPIRLGKILAILPKDKETLIADIVALVGKESSGTESKLFPEETQPKNFPYELRVVYDQILRIYKEKTDFSSTVSGKDRLFYLSSGFPDRIAKAKVLNGKDFKLSNGKQGILNTTSLQIPEFILVLDTFSFGSDLLITNFLPIEEKQIEKFFSNQIQTKVVSETRTNQRGESFFVVKEERSLGELVLESKETNSPNPTILRLALAEYITKSSLEEEWKKDPELINFYHRVQFLERNGVLDTNTDFSHLKQIAEDWLFPFINFDSGKLSLDKLPYLEAFKAYVGYEKMNVIDSFAPRSIQVPSGSKISLNYDGNEPELHVKLQELFGLKSLPKLADGKVSILIHLLSPARRPVQITKDLESFWNHGYHEVKKELKGRYPRHPWPDKPWEATATKHLNHNKRS
- a CDS encoding methylated-DNA--[protein]-cysteine S-methyltransferase; the protein is MDENHKHYEIIKNSIEYVLEHFEDQPSLDSLAERVSLSPFHFQKVFRTWAGVSPKEFLQFVTVTHAKRLLKESSVLDTTYSLGLSGTGRLHDLFVKLEAMTPGEYKRGGEGLVLQYEVFPSLFGDILLVSSERGIQSLQFLDSGEKGILETKAEFPFAVWKEGESAYHQKLKDYFQRLVIPESPIPLYVYGTEFQLKVWRSLLKIPLGTLCTYGDIATSIGQTSAGRAVGTAIGKNPIAYLIPCHRVIQTSGLFGGYRWDPHRKRMIIAWEQAKVFAPNNDLPNVSK